A single region of the Bacteroides luhongzhouii genome encodes:
- the nifJ gene encoding pyruvate:ferredoxin (flavodoxin) oxidoreductase, translating into MTKQKKFITCDGNQAAAHISYMFSEVAAIYPITPSSTMAEYVDEWAAAGRKNIFGETVLVQEMQSEGGAAGAVHGSLQAGALTTTYTASQGLLLMIPNMYKIAGEFLPCVFHVSARTLASHALCIFGDHQDVMSARQTGFAMLAEGSVQEVMDLAGVAHLATIKARVPFMNFFDGFRTSHEIQKIEMLENDDLAPLIDQKALAEFRARALNPMNPVARGMAENPDHFFQHRESCNNYYEAVPAIVEEYMNEISKITGRKYGLFDYYGAEDAERVIIAMGSVTEAAREAIDYLVANGEKVGMVAVHLYRPFSAKHFLAAVPKTAKTIAVLDRTKEPGANGEPLYLDVKDCFYGAENAPVIVGGRYGLGSKDTTPAQILSVFENLAMPMPKNHFTIGIVDDVTFTSLPQKEEIALGGEGMFEAKFYGLGADGTVGANKNSVKIIGDNTDKHCQAYFSYDSKKSGGFTCSHLRFGDNPIRSTYLVNTPNFVACHVQAYLHMYDVTRGLRKNGSFLLNTIWEGEELAKNLPNKVKKYFAQNNISVYYINATQIALEIGLGNRTNTILQSAFFRITGVIPVEQAVEQMKKFIVKSYGKKGEDVVNKNYAAVDRGGEYKTLPVDPAWANLPDDAKAENNDPAFINEVVRPINAQDGDLLPVSAFKGIEDGTWYQGTAKYEKRGVAAFVPEWNAENCIQCNKCAYVCPHASIRPFVLDAEEQKGAKFEQLKAVGKAFDGMTFRIQVDVLDCLGCGNCADICPGNPKKGGKALTMKHLESQLAQAENWTYCAENVKTKQHLVDIKANVKNSQFATPLFEFSGACSGCGETPYVKLISQLFGDREMVANATGCSSIYSGSVPSTPYTTNENGHGPAWANSLFEDFCEFGLGMELANEKMRARLVKVMNEAIAADCTPAEVKELFTEWINNMLDADKTKELAAKIIPVVEANKDKCNHCKQIAELQQYLVKRSQWIIGGDGASYDIGYGGLDHVIASGKDVNILVLDTEVYSNTGGQSSKATPVGAIAKFAAAGKRVRKKDLGLMATTYGYVYVAQIAMGADQAQTLKAIREAEAYPGPSLIIAYAPCINHGLKAGMGKSQEEEEKAVKCGYWHLWRYNPALEEEGKNPFQLDSKEPNWEDFQGFLKGEVRYASVMKQYPAEAEELFKAAEENAKWRYNSYKRLAKENWGAE; encoded by the coding sequence ATGACTAAACAGAAGAAATTCATCACTTGTGATGGTAACCAGGCTGCAGCACATATCTCGTATATGTTCTCTGAAGTAGCAGCTATCTACCCCATCACTCCTTCTTCGACTATGGCTGAGTACGTAGACGAATGGGCTGCCGCAGGACGTAAAAACATCTTTGGCGAAACAGTATTGGTACAGGAAATGCAATCTGAAGGTGGTGCTGCCGGTGCAGTTCACGGTTCTCTTCAGGCTGGTGCGTTGACTACTACTTACACTGCTTCTCAGGGTCTTCTCCTGATGATCCCTAATATGTACAAAATTGCCGGTGAGTTCTTGCCTTGCGTATTCCATGTATCTGCTCGTACATTGGCTTCTCACGCATTGTGTATCTTCGGTGACCACCAAGACGTAATGTCAGCTCGTCAGACTGGCTTTGCAATGTTGGCTGAAGGTTCTGTACAGGAAGTTATGGATTTGGCAGGTGTTGCCCACCTGGCTACAATCAAAGCTCGTGTTCCGTTTATGAACTTCTTCGACGGTTTCCGTACATCTCACGAAATCCAGAAGATCGAAATGTTGGAAAACGATGATCTAGCTCCGCTGATTGATCAGAAAGCTTTGGCTGAATTCCGTGCCCGTGCACTGAATCCGATGAATCCGGTAGCTCGTGGTATGGCTGAAAATCCTGACCACTTCTTCCAACATCGTGAATCATGCAATAACTACTATGAAGCAGTTCCTGCTATCGTAGAAGAATATATGAATGAAATTTCTAAGATCACAGGTCGTAAATACGGTTTGTTCGATTACTATGGTGCAGAAGATGCAGAACGCGTAATTATCGCTATGGGTTCTGTAACAGAAGCTGCCCGCGAAGCTATCGACTACCTGGTAGCAAACGGCGAAAAAGTGGGTATGGTTGCCGTACACCTGTATCGTCCGTTCTCTGCTAAGCACTTCCTGGCTGCTGTACCTAAGACTGCTAAGACTATCGCAGTTCTTGACCGTACTAAAGAACCGGGCGCTAACGGCGAACCTCTTTACCTTGACGTTAAAGACTGCTTCTATGGTGCAGAAAATGCTCCGGTTATCGTTGGCGGTCGCTACGGTTTAGGTTCAAAAGATACTACTCCTGCTCAAATCCTTTCAGTATTCGAAAACTTGGCTATGCCAATGCCGAAGAACCACTTCACTATCGGTATCGTAGACGACGTTACTTTCACTTCTCTTCCTCAAAAAGAAGAAATCGCTTTAGGCGGCGAAGGTATGTTCGAAGCTAAATTCTACGGTTTGGGTGCTGACGGTACAGTAGGCGCTAACAAGAACTCTGTAAAGATTATCGGTGACAACACTGACAAACACTGCCAGGCTTACTTCTCTTATGACTCTAAGAAGTCAGGTGGTTTCACTTGTTCTCACTTGCGTTTCGGTGACAATCCAATCCGTTCTACTTATCTGGTAAATACTCCGAACTTCGTTGCTTGTCACGTTCAGGCTTACCTGCACATGTACGATGTAACTCGTGGTTTGCGTAAAAACGGTTCTTTCTTACTGAACACAATCTGGGAAGGTGAAGAACTGGCTAAGAACCTACCTAACAAGGTTAAGAAGTATTTTGCACAGAACAACATTTCTGTATACTATATCAACGCAACACAGATTGCACTGGAAATTGGTTTGGGTAACCGTACCAATACTATCCTTCAATCTGCATTCTTCCGTATCACAGGCGTTATTCCTGTAGAACAAGCTGTTGAGCAGATGAAGAAATTCATCGTTAAGTCTTACGGTAAGAAGGGTGAAGACGTTGTCAACAAGAACTATGCTGCTGTAGACCGCGGTGGCGAATACAAAACTTTGCCTGTTGATCCTGCTTGGGCTAACCTGCCGGATGACGCAAAAGCTGAAAACAACGATCCTGCATTCATCAACGAAGTAGTTCGTCCGATCAATGCACAAGACGGTGACTTGTTGCCAGTATCTGCATTCAAGGGCATCGAAGACGGTACTTGGTATCAAGGTACTGCGAAATACGAAAAACGTGGTGTAGCTGCATTCGTTCCTGAATGGAATGCTGAAAACTGTATCCAGTGTAACAAGTGTGCGTATGTTTGTCCTCACGCTTCTATCCGTCCGTTCGTACTCGATGCTGAAGAGCAGAAGGGTGCTAAGTTCGAACAACTGAAAGCTGTAGGTAAAGCATTCGACGGTATGACATTCCGTATCCAGGTTGACGTTCTCGACTGTCTGGGTTGCGGTAACTGTGCAGACATCTGTCCGGGTAATCCGAAGAAGGGTGGCAAAGCATTGACAATGAAACACCTCGAAAGCCAATTGGCTCAAGCTGAAAACTGGACTTACTGTGCTGAAAACGTGAAGACTAAACAACATCTTGTTGACATCAAGGCTAACGTGAAGAACTCACAGTTCGCTACTCCGTTGTTTGAGTTCTCCGGCGCTTGCTCAGGTTGTGGTGAAACTCCGTACGTGAAATTGATTTCTCAATTGTTCGGTGACCGTGAAATGGTTGCTAACGCTACCGGATGTTCTTCTATCTACTCTGGTTCTGTTCCTTCTACTCCGTATACTACAAACGAAAACGGACACGGTCCTGCTTGGGCTAACTCACTGTTCGAAGACTTCTGTGAATTCGGTTTGGGTATGGAATTGGCTAACGAAAAGATGCGTGCTCGCCTCGTGAAAGTGATGAACGAAGCTATTGCTGCTGACTGCACTCCTGCCGAAGTAAAAGAACTGTTCACCGAATGGATCAACAATATGCTGGATGCAGATAAGACTAAGGAATTGGCTGCTAAGATCATTCCGGTTGTTGAAGCTAACAAGGATAAATGTAACCACTGCAAACAAATCGCTGAACTGCAACAATATCTTGTAAAACGCAGCCAGTGGATCATTGGTGGTGACGGTGCTTCTTATGATATCGGTTACGGTGGTCTTGACCATGTAATCGCTTCTGGTAAGGACGTTAACATCCTCGTTCTGGATACTGAAGTTTACTCTAACACAGGTGGTCAGTCTTCTAAGGCTACTCCAGTAGGTGCTATCGCTAAGTTCGCTGCTGCCGGTAAGCGCGTACGTAAGAAAGACCTCGGTCTGATGGCTACTACTTACGGTTATGTATATGTTGCACAAATCGCTATGGGTGCTGACCAAGCTCAAACTTTGAAAGCTATCCGTGAAGCTGAAGCATATCCTGGACCATCTTTGATTATCGCTTACGCTCCATGTATCAACCACGGTCTGAAAGCCGGTATGGGTAAGAGCCAGGAAGAAGAAGAAAAGGCTGTTAAGTGCGGTTACTGGCACTTGTGGCGTTACAACCCGGCTTTGGAAGAAGAAGGCAAGAACCCATTCCAATTGGATAGCAAAGAACCGAACTGGGAAGATTTCCAAGGTTTCTTGAAGGGTGAAGTTCGTTACGCTTCTGTAATGAAACAATATCCTGCTGAAGCTGAAGAACTGTTCAAAGCTGCTGAAGAAAACGCTAAATGGCGTTACAACAGCTACAAACGTTTGGCTAAAGAAAACTGGGGTGCTGAATAA
- a CDS encoding glycoside hydrolase family 10 protein, with translation MRYTIFILSLLFPFLSIVAQPKHEVRAAWVTAVYGLDWPRTRATTPQTIRKQKEELIDILDKLKAANFNTVLFQTRTRGDVLYPSAIEPFNSILTGKTGGNPGYDPLAFAVEECHKRGMECHAWMVTIPLGNKKHVASLGSQSVTKRVKDICVPYKSEYFLNPGHPATKEYLMKLVREVVSGYDVDGVHFDYLRYPENAPLFPDKYDFRRYNKGRTLDQWRRDNISEIVRYIYKGVKAMKPWVKVSTCPVGKYRDTSRYPSRGWNAFFTVYQDPQGWMGEGIMDQIYPMMYFQGNNFYPFALDWQEQSNGRQVIPGLGIYFLHPDEGKWTRDEIDRQMNFIRSQKMAGEGHYRVKYLMENTQGIYDELSENFYAYPALQPPMPWLDNVAPTAPSALKITHIDNGYTELTWQAATDNDQRNKPMYVIYASNDYPVDINRPENIVAQNIRETSYVYAPILPWNAKKHFAVTAIDRYGNESTATQEQTVQQ, from the coding sequence ATGCGCTATACTATTTTCATTCTTTCACTTTTGTTTCCTTTCCTCTCAATTGTTGCGCAACCCAAACACGAAGTTCGTGCCGCATGGGTGACAGCGGTGTACGGCTTGGATTGGCCTCGCACACGTGCGACAACTCCTCAAACGATCCGCAAGCAGAAAGAAGAATTAATAGATATTCTTGATAAGTTGAAGGCTGCCAACTTCAACACTGTCCTATTTCAAACCCGTACTCGTGGAGATGTGTTATATCCTTCGGCAATCGAACCTTTCAATTCGATTCTGACGGGAAAGACAGGAGGAAATCCGGGATATGATCCGCTGGCCTTTGCCGTTGAAGAATGTCATAAGCGAGGAATGGAATGTCATGCCTGGATGGTAACTATCCCGTTGGGGAATAAGAAGCACGTTGCTTCGCTCGGCAGTCAGTCTGTCACCAAGCGGGTGAAAGATATCTGTGTTCCTTACAAAAGTGAATATTTTCTCAATCCGGGACATCCGGCAACGAAGGAGTATTTGATGAAACTGGTGCGGGAAGTCGTTAGCGGTTATGATGTGGACGGAGTACATTTTGACTACCTGCGTTATCCGGAGAATGCTCCTCTTTTTCCTGATAAATATGATTTCCGCCGATATAATAAAGGACGCACACTGGATCAGTGGCGCCGGGATAATATCTCCGAAATTGTACGTTATATATATAAAGGCGTAAAAGCCATGAAGCCTTGGGTAAAAGTAAGTACCTGCCCGGTAGGTAAATACCGGGATACTTCGCGTTACCCCTCCCGTGGATGGAATGCTTTCTTTACCGTTTATCAAGACCCGCAAGGCTGGATGGGAGAAGGTATTATGGATCAAATTTATCCGATGATGTATTTCCAGGGAAACAATTTCTACCCTTTTGCCCTCGACTGGCAGGAACAGAGTAACGGACGGCAAGTGATTCCGGGACTCGGCATTTATTTTCTCCATCCCGATGAAGGCAAATGGACACGCGACGAAATAGATCGTCAGATGAACTTTATCCGCAGTCAGAAAATGGCGGGTGAAGGACATTACCGGGTGAAATACCTGATGGAGAATACACAGGGTATTTATGATGAATTATCCGAGAATTTTTATGCATATCCTGCTTTACAGCCTCCTATGCCATGGCTGGATAATGTTGCGCCAACTGCTCCTTCTGCGCTGAAAATTACTCATATCGATAATGGATATACGGAATTAACCTGGCAGGCTGCTACTGATAACGATCAGCGCAACAAGCCCATGTATGTTATTTATGCTTCTAACGATTATCCGGTAGATATCAACCGACCGGAAAATATCGTTGCGCAAAATATCCGAGAGACGAGTTACGTATATGCCCCTATCCTACCTTGGAATGCAAAAAAGCACTTCGCAGTGACGGCTATTGACCGCTATGGAAATGAAAGTACAGCGACACAGGAACAAACGGTTCAGCAGTAA
- a CDS encoding sigma-70 family RNA polymerase sigma factor has protein sequence MNQKELIELCKKGDKSALSWLYQTYADKMTRICFHYVSDRQIAQDLLHDGFIIIFTSIDTLHSPDKLEYWMGTIMKNISLRYLKQCSSKSTISLEEMSEDEVPIDTFPSNDFPAYKTMIRMIESLPEGYNKVFKLAVLEGLSHKEIGSLLNIAPHSSSSQLSRAKDILRRLISQHRIMIGLFILSSIIFIQIWLYTSKKAITTEQNIVTTQKEKKQNAKSILSKDSIKTILNHVPTTPRYTDLQSIRKISKQEVILQGSVPEGNDSIQLSNHQIIENQDTKKRKEFYNTYTSKQLSNNKKNWSLAVSYSGGEKQVNSHKSRIPGDISSESPKEVVEKSYHHIPVTLSLSLRKNINENWGIETGVQYTYLRSDFTTISDSYLEKIQKISYIGIPIKGSFNIWKQRRFSLYTSAGMTLDIPVKATSEEFTSENGQIISEKKSSLYPHLQWSADFGIGIQYHITPSIGIYAEPNLRYYFNNENKLNTIRTTKPFNMTLPIGIRLSW, from the coding sequence TGAACCAAAAGGAACTTATAGAGTTATGTAAAAAAGGAGATAAGTCAGCTCTAAGCTGGCTCTACCAAACCTATGCCGATAAAATGACAAGAATATGCTTTCATTATGTTTCTGACAGACAAATAGCACAAGACCTCCTACATGATGGCTTCATTATCATCTTCACCTCTATAGACACCCTACATTCTCCTGATAAATTAGAATATTGGATGGGAACCATTATGAAAAACATATCTTTAAGATATTTGAAACAGTGCAGTTCAAAGTCCACAATCTCTTTAGAAGAAATGAGTGAAGATGAAGTCCCCATTGACACTTTTCCCTCTAATGATTTTCCAGCTTACAAGACAATGATCAGAATGATAGAATCGCTCCCTGAAGGCTATAACAAAGTTTTCAAATTGGCTGTATTAGAAGGATTGTCTCACAAAGAAATTGGTTCATTATTAAATATAGCTCCTCATTCTTCCTCATCGCAATTATCAAGAGCGAAAGATATATTACGGAGACTCATCTCCCAACACCGTATTATGATTGGATTATTTATATTGTCATCTATCATTTTTATACAAATATGGCTATATACATCTAAGAAAGCTATTACTACAGAACAAAACATTGTGACTACACAGAAAGAGAAAAAACAAAATGCTAAAAGCATATTATCAAAAGATTCTATAAAAACTATTTTAAATCATGTCCCCACTACTCCTCGGTATACAGATTTACAATCTATAAGAAAGATATCCAAACAAGAGGTTATTTTACAAGGCAGCGTTCCAGAAGGAAACGACAGCATTCAATTGTCTAATCATCAGATCATAGAGAATCAAGATACAAAAAAGCGGAAAGAATTTTACAACACCTATACTTCAAAGCAACTTTCCAACAATAAAAAAAACTGGTCGTTGGCTGTTTCTTATTCAGGAGGAGAAAAACAAGTCAACTCTCACAAATCAAGAATCCCCGGTGATATTTCATCCGAATCCCCCAAAGAAGTAGTGGAGAAATCATATCATCACATCCCTGTTACACTATCACTTTCGTTGCGTAAAAACATAAATGAGAACTGGGGTATAGAAACCGGAGTACAATATACATACCTACGTTCTGACTTCACGACCATCAGCGATTCTTATTTAGAGAAAATACAGAAAATCAGTTATATAGGAATCCCAATCAAAGGCTCTTTCAATATATGGAAACAACGAAGATTCTCTCTATACACTTCCGCTGGAATGACTTTGGATATACCTGTAAAAGCAACTTCAGAAGAATTCACGTCAGAAAATGGGCAAATTATATCTGAAAAGAAGAGTAGCTTATATCCACATTTACAGTGGTCAGCGGATTTTGGTATAGGCATCCAGTATCATATAACACCCTCTATCGGAATCTATGCAGAACCGAATTTACGATACTACTTCAACAATGAGAATAAGCTGAATACAATTAGGACAACAAAGCCATTCAATATGACATTGCCTATAGGTATTCGCCTATCTTGGTAA
- a CDS encoding outer membrane beta-barrel protein yields the protein MKKLALALCLLAVSFTAQAQFEKGTTIINPSLSGLDFSYSKNDKAKFGVGAQVGTFFAEGIALMVNAGADWSKPVDEYTLGTGVRFYFNKTGIYLGGGLDWNRFRWSGGKHQTDWGLGIEAGYAYFLSRTVTIEPAVYYKWRFNDGDMSRFGVKIGFGFYL from the coding sequence ATGAAGAAATTAGCTTTGGCTCTTTGCTTATTGGCAGTCTCTTTCACTGCACAGGCGCAATTTGAGAAAGGAACTACGATTATTAATCCTTCATTGTCGGGGTTGGACTTTTCGTATAGTAAAAATGATAAAGCAAAATTTGGAGTTGGTGCACAGGTCGGTACATTCTTTGCCGAAGGTATTGCCTTGATGGTAAATGCCGGAGCCGACTGGTCGAAACCGGTAGACGAATATACACTAGGTACCGGAGTACGTTTCTACTTCAATAAAACCGGTATTTATCTGGGTGGCGGACTCGACTGGAACCGCTTCCGTTGGAGTGGTGGAAAACATCAGACAGACTGGGGACTGGGCATCGAAGCCGGATACGCTTACTTCCTTTCGCGTACGGTAACCATTGAACCTGCCGTTTATTATAAATGGCGTTTCAATGATGGAGATATGTCACGTTTCGGTGTGAAGATTGGATTCGGTTTCTACTTATAG
- a CDS encoding ATP-binding protein, producing MESFYRTHAYLVEHTNAPVRRDLMDEIDWSDRLIGIKGTRGVGKTTFLLQYAKEKFGNDRSCLFINMNNFYFSGHSIVDFANEFQKRGGKVLLIDQVFKHPEWSKELRMCYDRFPNLKIVFTGSSVMRLKEENLELRDIAKSYNLRGFSFREFLNLQTGMKFRAYSLEEILSTHEQIAKGVLSKVRPLDYFQDYLHHGFYPFFLEKRNFSENLLKTMNMMVEVDILLIKQIELKYLSKIKKLLYLLAVDGPKAPNVSQLASDIQTSRATVMNYIKYLADARLINLVYPKGEEFPKKPSKIMMHNSNLMYSIYPVKVEELDVLDTFFANSLWKDHKVHKGDKNVSFMVDEVMPFKICQEGAKIKNNPNVTYALHKAEIGRGNQIPLWMFGFLY from the coding sequence ATGGAATCATTCTACCGCACACACGCCTACCTCGTTGAGCACACCAATGCCCCCGTCCGCCGCGATCTTATGGACGAGATCGATTGGAGCGACCGCCTGATTGGTATCAAAGGGACACGTGGCGTAGGAAAAACCACTTTCCTTCTCCAATACGCCAAAGAGAAATTCGGGAACGACCGTTCCTGTCTGTTCATCAACATGAACAATTTCTACTTCTCGGGTCACAGCATTGTAGACTTCGCTAACGAATTTCAGAAACGCGGCGGAAAAGTATTGTTGATCGACCAAGTGTTCAAACATCCTGAATGGAGCAAAGAGTTGCGCATGTGTTACGACCGTTTTCCTAATCTGAAAATTGTCTTCACCGGCTCATCCGTGATGCGACTGAAAGAAGAAAATCTTGAATTGCGTGATATTGCAAAGAGCTATAACCTGCGTGGATTCTCTTTCCGTGAATTCCTAAACTTACAAACAGGCATGAAATTCAGGGCATACAGCCTCGAAGAAATTCTTAGCACTCACGAACAGATTGCCAAAGGAGTGCTCTCCAAAGTTCGTCCTCTCGATTATTTTCAGGATTACCTGCACCACGGATTCTATCCGTTCTTCCTCGAAAAACGTAACTTTTCGGAGAATTTGCTGAAAACAATGAACATGATGGTAGAAGTAGATATCCTGCTCATCAAACAAATTGAACTGAAATATCTTTCAAAGATAAAAAAATTACTATATTTGCTCGCTGTCGACGGGCCGAAGGCTCCAAATGTGAGCCAACTGGCAAGCGACATACAGACATCTCGCGCCACGGTGATGAACTATATCAAGTATCTGGCAGATGCGCGACTCATTAATCTGGTTTATCCGAAAGGGGAAGAATTCCCTAAAAAACCGTCGAAGATAATGATGCACAATTCCAACCTGATGTATTCCATCTATCCGGTGAAAGTGGAGGAGCTGGACGTGCTCGACACATTCTTTGCAAATTCTTTATGGAAAGACCATAAAGTACATAAAGGAGATAAAAACGTCTCTTTTATGGTGGACGAAGTAATGCCGTTCAAAATTTGCCAGGAAGGCGCAAAGATCAAGAACAATCCGAATGTAACGTATGCGTTGCATAAGGCTGAAATAGGTCGGGGCAACCAGATACCTCTCTGGATGTTCGGCTTTTTATATTAA
- a CDS encoding class I SAM-dependent methyltransferase, which yields MQERHENRNIYFKELSITSRNYFIPYIQCWHAIEARMNVLEIGCGDGGNLLPFSEMGCNIIGVDMAKSRIKDAKNFFNVHHAEGEFIASDIFKLKELEQNFDIIICHDVFEHITEKEQFLSNLSKYLKPQGIVFMSFPAWQMPFGGHQQICRNRILSYLPFIHLFPVSIYRSILKAFRVDTDCIKELLSIKKTGVSIELFERLVQKTNLIIQNRQLWFINPHYKIKFGLSPRQLNQMISGIPYLRNFASTSCFYILKEKD from the coding sequence ATGCAAGAACGTCATGAGAACCGGAATATCTATTTCAAAGAATTGTCCATAACAAGCAGGAATTATTTTATCCCATATATCCAATGTTGGCATGCAATAGAAGCAAGAATGAATGTATTGGAAATTGGTTGTGGTGATGGAGGTAATTTGCTTCCTTTCTCGGAAATGGGATGCAATATTATAGGGGTTGATATGGCTAAAAGCCGTATTAAAGATGCAAAAAACTTTTTTAATGTACACCATGCAGAAGGTGAATTTATAGCATCAGATATATTTAAGCTAAAGGAATTGGAGCAGAATTTTGATATTATTATCTGCCATGATGTATTTGAGCATATCACAGAAAAAGAACAATTCTTATCTAATTTGAGTAAATATCTGAAGCCACAAGGCATTGTTTTTATGTCATTCCCAGCATGGCAAATGCCATTTGGAGGTCACCAACAAATATGTAGAAACCGTATCTTGTCCTATCTGCCTTTTATTCATTTATTCCCTGTTTCTATATACCGATCAATTCTAAAAGCCTTCAGAGTAGACACTGATTGTATCAAAGAGCTGCTTTCCATAAAAAAGACAGGCGTATCAATAGAATTATTCGAAAGATTAGTTCAAAAGACAAATCTAATAATACAAAACAGGCAACTATGGTTCATTAATCCCCATTATAAAATAAAATTCGGGCTATCCCCACGTCAACTGAATCAGATGATTTCTGGAATACCTTATTTGAGAAACTTTGCAAGTACAAGCTGTTTCTACATCTTAAAAGAAAAAGACTAA
- a CDS encoding carbon starvation CstA family protein, which yields MITFTLCLLTLIVGYFTYGRLMERVFGPDDRKTPALTKADGVDYIPLPTWKIFMIQFLNIAGLGPIFGAIMGAKFGSSSYLWIVLGSIFAGAVHDYFAGMLSLRNGGESLPEIIGRYLGLTTKQVMRGFTVILMILVGSVFVAGPAGLLAKLTPESLDATFWIIVVFAYYILATLLPVDKIIGKIYPLFAVALLFMAVGILVMLYVNHPALPELWDGLQNTNPEASELPIFPIMFVSIACGAISGFHATQSPLMARCMTSERHGRPVFYGAMITEGIVALIWAAAATYFFHENGMEESNASVIVDAITKEWLGAIGGVLAILGVIAAPITSGDTAFRSARLIVADFLGMEQKSMRRRLYICIPMFVIAIGLLLYSLRDANGFNMIWRYFAWANQTLAVFTLWAITVFLAVSKKPYIITLIPALFMTCVCSTYICIAPEGLGLSHAVSYGIGIVCVVVAAVWFYIWINKQKTRKLSE from the coding sequence ATGATTACATTTACTCTATGCCTGCTGACGCTGATAGTAGGCTATTTTACGTACGGACGCCTGATGGAACGCGTCTTTGGTCCCGATGACCGTAAAACACCGGCTCTTACCAAGGCGGATGGAGTGGACTATATTCCATTGCCCACCTGGAAGATTTTCATGATTCAATTTCTTAATATTGCCGGATTAGGTCCTATTTTCGGAGCAATTATGGGAGCGAAATTTGGCAGCTCTTCATACTTGTGGATTGTGCTGGGAAGTATTTTTGCGGGTGCAGTGCATGATTATTTTGCCGGAATGCTTTCTTTGCGTAATGGAGGTGAAAGCCTGCCGGAAATAATAGGCCGTTATTTGGGACTGACTACCAAGCAAGTGATGAGAGGATTCACTGTCATTTTAATGATTCTGGTGGGATCGGTTTTCGTTGCGGGGCCTGCCGGACTGTTGGCAAAACTCACTCCGGAAAGTTTGGATGCTACGTTTTGGATTATCGTTGTATTTGCATATTATATTTTGGCTACTTTGCTGCCTGTTGATAAAATAATTGGTAAAATCTACCCGTTGTTTGCGGTTGCCTTGTTGTTTATGGCAGTAGGCATTTTGGTGATGCTTTACGTTAACCATCCGGCTTTGCCGGAGTTATGGGACGGATTGCAAAATACTAACCCGGAAGCGAGCGAACTTCCTATCTTCCCGATAATGTTTGTGAGTATTGCTTGTGGTGCCATTTCTGGTTTCCATGCTACGCAAAGCCCATTGATGGCACGTTGTATGACCTCGGAACGGCATGGACGTCCGGTGTTTTACGGTGCAATGATTACCGAGGGCATTGTTGCTCTTATTTGGGCAGCTGCCGCTACTTATTTTTTCCATGAGAACGGAATGGAAGAAAGCAATGCTTCTGTTATTGTTGATGCCATTACAAAAGAATGGTTGGGGGCAATCGGCGGAGTACTTGCTATTTTGGGAGTCATTGCCGCTCCGATTACTTCGGGAGATACGGCCTTCCGTTCCGCCCGTCTGATTGTGGCGGACTTCTTGGGGATGGAGCAAAAAAGTATGCGTCGTCGTTTGTACATTTGCATTCCGATGTTCGTAATTGCTATCGGTCTGCTTTTGTATAGCTTGCGTGACGCAAACGGATTTAATATGATATGGCGTTATTTTGCCTGGGCAAATCAGACATTGGCTGTGTTTACCTTGTGGGCTATAACGGTTTTTCTGGCGGTATCCAAGAAACCTTATATCATCACTTTGATACCGGCACTGTTTATGACATGTGTATGTTCTACTTATATATGTATTGCTCCTGAAGGATTGGGACTTTCGCATGCAGTTTCCTATGGCATTGGTATAGTGTGCGTAGTAGTTGCGGCAGTTTGGTTCTATATCTGGATAAATAAGCAAAAAACAAGAAAATTATCAGAATGA